One Primulina huaijiensis isolate GDHJ02 chromosome 8, ASM1229523v2, whole genome shotgun sequence genomic region harbors:
- the LOC140983605 gene encoding peroxidase 9-like, giving the protein MGCLKLMISSLIALVLISCSMPEGFPESGFGYYSGLTPEFYQYSCPQANEIIMSVLENAIAKDSRMAASLLRLHFHDCFVQGCDASVLLDDSSKIVSEKNSGPNKNSLRGFEVIDEIKAKLEQVCPHTVSCADIVALAARDSTVLSGGPHWEVPLGRRDSRVASLSKSNTNIPAPNSTIQTLITQFRRQGLGLEDLVALSGGHTIGVARCVTFRQRLYNQNGNNQPDVTLERNYYNDLKTVCPQNGGDNNISPLDLSTPVKFDNKYFKLLLWGKGLLNSDEVLVTGDVKQTADLVRRYAEDGSLFFFQFAKSMVRMGNISPLVGSNGEVRKNCREVN; this is encoded by the exons ATGGGTTGTCTCAAGTTAATGATTTCCAGCCTGATAGCACTGGTTTTGATCTCTTGCTCGATGCCAGAAGGTTTTCCGGAATCAGGTTTCGGGTACTACTCGGGTCTTACACCCGAGTTCTACCAGTATTCATGCCCACAAGCTAATGAAATCATCATGTCTGTCTTGGAGAATGCTATTGCTAAAGACTCGAGAATGGCTGCTTCTTTGCTTAGACTTCATTTTCATGATTGCTTTGTTCAG GGGTGTGATGCATCGGTGTTGCTGGATGATAGCTCAAAAATAGTGAGTGAGAAGAATTCGGGACCAAACAAAAATTCCCTGAGGGGATTCGAAGTGATCGATGAAATCAAAGCCAAACTCGAACAAGTCTGCCCACACACTGTTTCATGTGCAGACATTGTTGCTCTTGCTGCCAGGGATTCTACTGTTCTC AGTGGTGGACCTCACTGGGAAGTACCGTTGGGTAGGAGGGACTCGAGAGTAGCAAGTCTTAGCAAGTCGAACACCAACATTCCGGCACCAAATTCCACAATCCAGACTCTTATCACACAATTCAGGCGCCAGGGACTTGGTTTAGAGGATCTTGTTGCTTTATCTG GAGGTCATACAATTGGAGTGGCTAGATGTGTGACATTCAGACAAAGATTGTACAATCAAAATGGTAACAACCAACCGGATGTAACCTTAGAGAGAAATTACTACAATGACCTAAAGACAGTATGTCCTCAAAATGGTGGCGACAATAACATTTCACCCCTTGATCTTTCAACCCCAGTCAAATTTGACAACAAATACTTCAAGCTTTTACTGTGGGGCAAAGGCCTTCTTAACTCAGACGAAGTTCTGGTCACCGGAGACGTGAAACAGACCGCGGATTTGGTGAGAAGATATGCAGAAGATGGATCCCTTTTCTTCTTCCAGTTTGCCAAGTCTATGGTTAGAATGGGGAACATTAGTCCTCTCGTGGGTAGCAACGGGGAAGTCAGGAAAAATTGTCGTGAAGTTAACTAA